One Leptolyngbya subtilissima AS-A7 genomic window carries:
- a CDS encoding amino acid ABC transporter permease has protein sequence MAHDSGSRSFDLKAMLRDERFWKIAFQVITLLVVLLLLSFFLGNLNRNLIQQGRAFGFSFLRNPAGFSIGESLIQYRPNDPYWRALMVGLGNTLTLVVGGIVLTTLLGVVAGVASFSKNWLLQKLSRVYVGLVQNIPLLLQLFFWYFAIFGALPNPANQIGILGLAFLNNRGVYIPWASSALLAILGIAATVGAAIAALFLWRWRTKIRIETGVGGQAQSIALAVVALAWLAIITLGMNWTVPEGVEGGGVTGGLRLSREYVASLTALVFYTSAFVAEIVRAGIQSVSKGQWEAARTLGLNAGMVMRLVVFPQALRVIIPPMNSQYMNLTKNSSLAFAIAFPEIYSIATTTYNQTGRPVEVFVVMMATYLTLCLLITVVMNQFNRSVQFKER, from the coding sequence ATGGCCCACGATAGCGGTAGCAGATCCTTCGACTTGAAGGCGATGCTGCGGGATGAGCGCTTTTGGAAGATTGCCTTCCAGGTGATTACGCTGCTCGTTGTCCTGCTCTTGCTGAGCTTTTTCTTGGGCAATTTGAATCGCAACCTGATTCAGCAGGGGCGGGCCTTTGGGTTTAGCTTTTTGCGGAACCCGGCTGGCTTTAGCATTGGCGAAAGCTTGATTCAGTATCGCCCTAACGACCCCTACTGGCGGGCGCTGATGGTGGGTTTGGGCAATACTTTGACCCTGGTAGTAGGCGGTATTGTTTTGACCACTTTGCTAGGCGTAGTAGCTGGAGTGGCAAGCTTTTCTAAGAACTGGCTGTTGCAAAAGCTCAGCCGTGTCTATGTGGGGCTGGTGCAAAATATTCCGCTGTTGTTGCAGCTGTTCTTTTGGTATTTCGCTATCTTTGGTGCCCTGCCCAACCCGGCTAACCAGATTGGGATACTGGGGCTGGCTTTTCTCAACAACCGAGGGGTTTATATTCCTTGGGCCAGTAGTGCGCTGCTGGCAATATTGGGCATTGCGGCTACGGTTGGGGCGGCGATCGCCGCCCTTTTCCTCTGGCGCTGGCGCACCAAAATTCGCATTGAGACTGGGGTCGGCGGCCAGGCTCAGTCCATTGCTCTGGCGGTAGTGGCGTTAGCCTGGCTGGCCATTATCACCCTGGGTATGAACTGGACTGTACCGGAGGGCGTTGAGGGAGGTGGCGTTACCGGTGGCCTGCGTCTGTCGCGGGAGTATGTCGCCTCTCTGACGGCGCTGGTGTTCTATACCTCTGCGTTTGTGGCAGAGATTGTGCGGGCCGGTATTCAGTCGGTATCGAAGGGGCAGTGGGAAGCTGCCCGCACCCTGGGGCTAAATGCGGGCATGGTAATGCGGCTGGTGGTGTTTCCCCAGGCCCTGCGGGTGATCATTCCACCCATGAACAGTCAGTACATGAACCTGACTAAAAACTCCAGCCTGGCCTTTGCGATCGCCTTTCCTGAAATTTATTCGATCGCCACCACCACCTACAACCAAACTGGCCGACCGGTTGAAGTTTTTGTGGTCATGATGGCCACCTATTTAACCCTCTGTCTACTCATAACTGTAGTGATGAACCAATTCAACCGATCTGTGCAGTTTAAGGAGCGCTAA